The following coding sequences lie in one uncultured Mailhella sp. genomic window:
- a CDS encoding RluA family pseudouridine synthase has product MGNAKETKALSVSRAESGQKLLNFLQRRVSAPAGDLHRWIRTGQVRVNGARSKAFDRLNEGDLVRVPPFAERLPAGEEPRTEARAGDAQSKLAVVFENEDILVIAKPAGLPVQGGTGHRESVASILAEERARASFVPAPVHRLDKDTSGLLVAGKTYAAVRLLTDALAGRGEERPRKEYLAWVEGRWEKRGPEELRDFLTRDRREQRVKASAHAESDEAREARCVVTPLEERTIRGRAHTLLLIRLITGRTHQIRVQLASRGHPIVGDPWYGNAESAPREGLKLHAFRLSLPLPGGGTKHFELAPPWKGPWRCHPEEKKA; this is encoded by the coding sequence ATGGGTAACGCAAAGGAAACAAAGGCTCTTTCCGTCAGCAGGGCGGAATCGGGGCAGAAACTCCTTAATTTTCTTCAACGCCGCGTCAGCGCGCCCGCGGGCGATCTGCACCGCTGGATACGCACCGGACAGGTGCGCGTCAACGGCGCGCGGTCGAAGGCCTTCGACCGTCTGAACGAAGGCGATCTCGTGCGCGTGCCGCCCTTTGCCGAACGCCTGCCTGCGGGAGAAGAACCCCGCACGGAGGCGAGAGCCGGGGACGCGCAATCAAAACTTGCCGTCGTGTTCGAAAATGAGGATATTCTTGTCATCGCCAAGCCTGCGGGACTTCCCGTGCAGGGCGGCACGGGGCACAGGGAGAGCGTGGCCTCCATTCTTGCGGAAGAACGGGCGCGCGCAAGTTTCGTGCCTGCTCCCGTCCACCGGCTCGACAAGGACACCTCCGGGCTTCTTGTGGCGGGCAAGACCTACGCCGCCGTGCGTCTGCTCACGGACGCGCTCGCGGGGCGCGGCGAAGAGCGGCCGCGCAAGGAATATCTGGCATGGGTGGAAGGAAGATGGGAAAAGCGCGGTCCTGAAGAGCTGCGGGACTTTCTCACCCGCGACAGGCGCGAGCAGCGCGTGAAGGCCTCCGCTCATGCGGAAAGCGACGAGGCGAGGGAAGCCCGCTGCGTGGTCACGCCCCTTGAGGAACGCACGATTCGCGGCCGCGCGCACACGCTTCTGCTCATCCGTCTCATCACCGGCCGCACGCATCAGATACGCGTGCAGCTTGCCTCGCGCGGTCATCCCATTGTGGGCGATCCGTGGTACGGCAACGCCGAATCCGCGCCGCGCGAAGGCCTGAAACTGCACGCCTTCCGTCTTTCGCTGCCGCTTCCCGGCGGCGGGACGAAGCATTTCGAGCTCGCGCCCCCGTGGAAGGGGCCGTGGCGCTGCCACCCGGAAGAGAAAAAGGCCTAG